The following coding sequences are from one Manduca sexta isolate Smith_Timp_Sample1 chromosome 7, JHU_Msex_v1.0, whole genome shotgun sequence window:
- the LOC119188584 gene encoding methylcytosine dioxygenase TET3-like, protein MAAFWRQCESVFEKLDTAILIALVIVNYGSGVAAHDDTKADQLAEESKLRAVTIIEPKYVNPKPNATATNATVPQTKTIKPEQRPPSKPPITPDKLGKQIYYMDIPRPYYGHIQKIPPPRHYPKPPLKLHHSPNSVYKFPRVIPLPPHLQKRYYINRPMVFAASNAKATVAKSPKFSLPVQTINGIRTDFVRPPNYYNMTTTTTTTTSTEATTTTKVLRTKRIWPKRVIENDNTTLHNTTVTSNTTNINNTLDETDHNTLESVKRVRFVHRNTTKTTTTSAPSLTTRSYHPVTRKSKIKSTTTPTLNFTAIGPNDWVPMVPSHFPKLHKPVPTPIAKRSDIVENGVTPAGKQTLYLQSFGLVPVPPSAAPAMTRKKMVFFKRKRQLNPYYSGYSPNPVRTPTPYLYGDLQTDGSHSRPKVVTKIKHHHHHHHHRYIKTVEKPVKIPYKVEVPKPYPVPVEKKVPVPVEKIKVVEKPVPYPVTVEKKVPYPIGIKVPHPVPVKVVEKEYVPKPYPIVHHVPVIKHIQVKVPHPVPVPVEKKVPYPAGTGASSSRQKVPYPVPVKVLVPQPYPVETKVPYPVQVKVKEPVEVIRHVHVKVPVPQPYPVKVPHPVPVPVEKRVPYPVEVEKKVPVPVQVLVPQKVEVEKRVPVYVPRPYPVEKRIPVPVKVPYPVKVPVKVPVQVPIEVPVYIHHPYQIYNDDQYVSNIVSSTDHVTSSPHHTVTVHGNTGFTGFQSRSDKPDTTTVGTKS, encoded by the exons ACGGCAATCCTGATCGCTTTAGTGATCGTGAATTACGGAAGTGGAGTTGCGGCACACGATGACACCAAGGCCGATCAGCTCGCCGAGGAGTCAAAGCTCCGAGCCGTCACCATCATCGAGCCCAAGTACGTAAACCCTAAACCCAACGCGACGGCCACCAACGCGACTGTTCCGCAAACAAAAACCATCAAGCCGGAACAGCGCCCGCCCAGCAAGCCGCCCATCACACCCGACAAATTGGGCAAACAAATATACTACATGGACATACCGCGCCCGTACTACGGACACATACAGAAAATACCGCCGCCACGACACTACCCAAAACCGCCACTGAAGTTACATCACTCACCAAACTCAGTTTATAAGTTTCCTAGAGTGATACCGTTACCTCCACACCTCCAAAAACGTTATTACATCAATAGGCCGATGGTGTTCGCAGCGTCCAACGCTAAGGCCACTGTCGCGAAAAGTCCTAAGTTCAGCTTGCCGGTGCAAACCATTAACGGCATCAGGACGGACTTTGTCAGACCGCCGAATTATTACAACATGACAACAACAACAACGACCACAACTTCCACAGAGGCGACCACCACCACGAAGGTACTCAGGACGAAACGAATATGGCCCAAACGGGTGATAGAAAATGATAATACGACTCTACACAACACCACAGTGACAAGCAACACGACAAACATCAACAACACATTAGACGAAACTGATCACAACACATTAGAGAGCGTCAAGCGAGTTAGATTCGTGCATAGAAATACTACTAAGACGACGACGACAAGCGCCCCTTCGCTAACTACGCGAAGCTATCATCCGGTGACGAGGAAATCCAAAATAAAATCTACCACCACTCCAACGCTCAACTTCACGGCTATAGGCCCCAACGATTGGGTGCCGATGGTACCGTCGCATTTCCCCAAGCTTCACAAGCCAGTCCCGACGCCAATTGCCAAACGTTCAGACATCGTAGAGAACGGTGTAACACCGGCTGGGAAGCAAACTCTATACCTACAATCATTCGGACTGGTCCCCGTACCGCCCAGCGCCGCACCGGCAATGACcagaaaaaaaatggtattctTTAAACGAAAACGCCAACTGAACCCGTATTATTCTGGTTACAGCCCGAATCCGGTGCGCACGCCCACGCCCTACTTGTACGGGGACCTTCAGACGGATGGTAGCCACAGTCGGCCGAAGGTAGTCACCAAAATCAAACATCATCATCACCACCACCATCACAGATACATAAAAACTGTTGAGAAACCTGTCAAAATTCCATACAAGGTGGAGGTTCCCAAGCCTTACCCAGTGCCCGTTGAAAAGAAAGTGCCAGTGCCCGTTGAGAAAATAAAGGTGGTTGAGAAACCGGTACCGTATCCCGTCACTGTAGAAAAGAAGGTCCCGTACCCGATAGGCATAAAAGTACCTCATCCTGTACCTGTGAAAGTCGTCGAGAAGGAATACGTGCCTAAACCTTACCCGATAGTGCATCACGTGCCGGTGATAAAGCATATTCAGGTGAAAGTACCGCATCCCGTGCCAGTACCCGTGGAGAAGAAGGTGCCCTATCCA GCCGGTACCGGTGCCAGTTCCAGTAGACAAAAAGTGCCTTACCCAGTACCGGTGAAAGTGTTGGTCCCACAACCATACCCAGTTGAAACTAAAGTGCCCTATCCGGTTCAGGTAAAAGTAAAGGAACCCGTTGAAGTAATCAGACACGTTCATGTGAAAGTACCGGTGCCTCAGCCTTATCCGGTTAAGGTTCCCCATCCGGTACCAGTCCCTGTGGAGAAGAGAGTACCCTACCCAGTGGAAGTCGAGAAAAAGGTGCCCGTACCCGTTCAAGTTCTTGTTCCGCAAAAGGTGGAAGTGGAGAAGCGAGTGCCGGTTTACGTGCCGAGGCCCTATCCGGTTGAAAAGCGGATACCAGTGCCGGTGAAAGTACCGTATCCTGTGAAGGTACCCGTGAAAGTCCCGGTTCAGGTGCCAATCGAAGTGCCGGTATACATCCACCACCCATACCAAATATATAATGACGATCAATACGTTTCTAACATCGTGTCATCAACAGACCATGTGACTAGTAGCCCGCACCACACGGTGACTGTCCACGGGAATACTGGATTCACAGGATTCCAGTCCCGCTCGGACAAACCCGACACAACAACAGTCGGTactaaaagttaa